A genomic segment from Variovorax paradoxus B4 encodes:
- a CDS encoding M48 family metallopeptidase: MKYLAGYPPALLAQVQQLVATEGLSPLLRKRYPGPLHEVQTDRALYDYVSELKSDFMRKAPPLSKVAFDSKLHVIRNALGTHTTVSRVQGSKLKTKREIRVASLFREVPLEWLRMIVVHELAHMKERDHDKSFYALCEHMEPDYHRLEFDVRLYLTHLDSGGERLWASSLPGSAPGNTP; encoded by the coding sequence ATGAAATACCTCGCGGGCTATCCACCCGCGCTGCTGGCGCAGGTGCAGCAGCTGGTCGCCACCGAAGGGCTCTCGCCCCTGCTGCGCAAGCGCTATCCCGGCCCCCTTCACGAGGTGCAGACGGACCGTGCGCTCTACGACTACGTGAGTGAACTCAAGAGCGATTTCATGCGCAAGGCCCCGCCGCTGTCCAAGGTGGCGTTCGACAGCAAGCTGCATGTGATCCGCAACGCACTCGGCACGCACACCACCGTTTCGCGCGTGCAGGGCAGCAAGCTCAAGACCAAGCGCGAAATCCGGGTGGCGAGCCTGTTCAGGGAAGTGCCCCTGGAATGGCTGCGCATGATCGTGGTCCACGAGCTCGCTCACATGAAGGAGCGGGACCATGACAAGAGCTTCTATGCGCTCTGCGAGCACATGGAGCCGGACTACCACCGGCTCGAATTCGATGTCCGGCTGTACCTGACGCATCTGGATTCGGGCGGCGAGCGCCTGTGGGCGAGCTCGCTGCCGGGTTCGGCCCCGGGCAACACGCCGTAG
- the acpS gene encoding holo-ACP synthase, whose amino-acid sequence MIYGIGTDICDLRRIAATFERQGERFAHRVLSDAEFAVWKVRSERWPKRGLSYLATRFSAKEAFSKAIGLGMRMPMSWRLCEIANLRSGKPVIVLHGELKAWFEARGLTAHVTVTDETEYAASFVVVEKL is encoded by the coding sequence ATGATCTACGGCATCGGTACCGACATCTGTGACCTGAGGCGCATCGCCGCAACGTTCGAGCGCCAGGGCGAGCGCTTTGCCCACAGGGTGCTCAGCGACGCCGAATTCGCGGTCTGGAAGGTCCGCAGCGAGCGCTGGCCCAAGCGCGGCCTGAGCTATCTCGCCACGCGCTTTTCCGCCAAGGAGGCCTTCAGCAAGGCCATCGGCCTTGGCATGCGCATGCCGATGAGCTGGCGCCTGTGCGAGATCGCCAACCTGCGCAGCGGCAAGCCCGTCATCGTGCTGCACGGCGAGCTCAAGGCGTGGTTCGAGGCCAGGGGCCTCACGGCCCATGTCACCGTGACCGACGAAACCGAATATGCCGCGAGCTTCGTGGTAGTGGAGAAACTATGA
- a CDS encoding pyridoxine 5'-phosphate synthase gives MSTPGHSATTSLSVNLNKVALVRNTRALGIPSVLTAANACLAAGAQGITVHPRPDERHIRAHDVSDLAALLARDWPAIEFNIEGNPFHNLMDFVRALKPHQATFVPDSETQATSDHGWSFPEDADRLRPLIAEAQALGVRVSLFMDPIPGMMAAAKAVGADRVELYTEGYAASRGTPNEQAVLARYVESARAAQAAGLGLNAGHDLSRDNLTAFLRAVRGVQEVSIGHAFIADALELGYAATTKEYLRCIQEAQ, from the coding sequence ATGAGCACTCCCGGCCATTCCGCTACCACCTCGCTGTCGGTCAACCTCAACAAGGTGGCCCTGGTGCGCAATACGCGCGCTCTCGGCATTCCGAGCGTGCTCACCGCCGCCAACGCCTGTCTTGCCGCCGGAGCGCAGGGGATCACCGTGCATCCGCGGCCCGACGAGCGCCACATCCGCGCGCACGACGTGAGCGACCTGGCCGCGCTGCTGGCCAGGGATTGGCCGGCGATCGAGTTCAACATCGAAGGCAACCCCTTCCACAACCTGATGGACTTCGTGCGCGCGCTGAAGCCGCACCAGGCCACCTTCGTGCCCGACAGCGAAACCCAGGCGACCAGCGACCATGGCTGGAGCTTTCCCGAGGACGCCGACCGGCTGCGCCCCTTGATCGCCGAGGCCCAGGCCCTGGGCGTGCGCGTGAGCCTCTTCATGGACCCCATCCCCGGGATGATGGCCGCGGCCAAGGCGGTGGGGGCCGATCGCGTCGAGCTGTATACCGAAGGCTATGCCGCATCGCGCGGCACGCCGAACGAGCAGGCCGTGCTCGCGCGCTATGTCGAGTCGGCACGCGCGGCGCAGGCTGCGGGCCTCGGCCTCAATGCGGGCCATGACCTGAGCCGCGACAACCTCACGGCGTTCCTGCGTGCGGTGCGCGGCGTCCAGGAGGTTTCCATCGGGCATGCCTTCATCGCGGATGCGCTCGAACTCGGCTACGCCGCCACCACGAAGGAATACCTGCGCTGCATCCAGGAGGCGCAGTGA
- the nagZ gene encoding beta-N-acetylhexosaminidase, whose protein sequence is MTAGLARPHAPLIIDVAATELNDADRRRIANPLVGGVIHFARNWQDRAQMSALNAEIKAIRPDLLICVDHEGGRVQRFRTDGFTRLPSMRALGELWMRDAMRATQAATAAGQVLAAELRACGIDFSFAPVLDLDYGGSSVIGDRSFHRDPRVVALLAKSVTHGMLQMGMRNCGKHFPGHGFVTADSHVEIPVDRRSLKAILADDARPYDWLAGTLTAVMPAHVIYPKVDRRPAGFSSRWLKDILRNRLAFGGAIFSDDLSMEAGRYIDGELLSYADAALAALDAGCDLAMLCNQSIGDGRPLDELLEGFAAAARAGRWQPDAKSEARRWALRPETPPLDWNTLVDSAGYRHARQVLAQAGLAAPYGA, encoded by the coding sequence ATGACCGCCGGGCTCGCCCGTCCCCACGCACCGCTGATCATCGACGTGGCGGCGACCGAACTGAACGACGCCGACCGCCGGCGCATCGCCAACCCCCTGGTCGGCGGCGTGATCCATTTCGCCCGCAACTGGCAAGACCGTGCGCAGATGAGCGCGCTCAATGCCGAGATCAAGGCCATCCGTCCGGATCTCCTGATCTGCGTGGACCACGAAGGCGGCCGGGTGCAGCGCTTTCGCACGGACGGCTTCACACGGCTGCCGTCCATGCGCGCGCTGGGCGAGCTGTGGATGCGCGACGCGATGCGCGCCACGCAGGCGGCCACCGCCGCCGGCCAGGTGCTTGCCGCCGAGCTGCGCGCCTGCGGCATCGACTTCAGCTTTGCGCCGGTGCTCGACCTGGACTACGGCGGCAGCAGCGTGATCGGCGACCGCAGCTTCCACCGCGACCCGCGCGTGGTGGCGCTGCTGGCCAAGAGCGTGACGCACGGCATGCTGCAGATGGGCATGCGCAACTGCGGCAAGCACTTTCCGGGGCATGGCTTCGTTACCGCCGATTCGCACGTTGAAATTCCGGTCGACCGGCGCAGCCTCAAGGCCATCCTGGCCGACGATGCGCGGCCCTACGACTGGCTCGCAGGCACGCTCACGGCGGTGATGCCGGCGCACGTGATCTATCCGAAGGTCGACAGGCGGCCCGCGGGCTTTTCGTCCCGGTGGCTGAAAGACATCCTGCGCAACCGGCTTGCCTTCGGTGGGGCCATCTTCAGCGATGACCTGAGCATGGAAGCGGGGCGCTACATCGACGGCGAGCTGCTGAGCTATGCCGATGCCGCGCTGGCGGCACTCGATGCGGGTTGCGATCTTGCGATGCTGTGCAACCAGAGCATCGGCGATGGCCGGCCGCTCGACGAACTGCTCGAGGGCTTTGCCGCGGCGGCAAGGGCGGGGCGCTGGCAGCCCGATGCGAAGAGCGAAGCACGCCGGTGGGCGCTGCGACCTGAAACGCCGCCGCTCGACTGGAACACGCTGGTCGATTCGGCGGGGTATCGGCACGCGAGGCAGGTGCTTGCCCAGGCCGGTCTCGCAGCGCCGTACGGCGCCTGA
- the recO gene encoding DNA repair protein RecO, whose product MATAHRVSHEPAYVLHRYDWSESSLILEVFTRHHGRIALVAKGAKRPSSNFRPVLLPLQPLQLNYGGDAEIRTLKGAEWMGGHVMPTGEALLSGYYINELLLRLLARDDAHEALFDAYAGVVQVLAGDHAGAQAATQAAALRAFELLLLREVGLLPSLDAQTLTLEPLVADARYTLVPEAGLRLAGEDEAALAGADWQSLQGVLDDRAPFTATLREIATMNAGSNSALRNQLRALLNYHCGVSTLRTRQMMRDLQAL is encoded by the coding sequence GTGGCAACTGCCCACCGCGTTTCGCATGAGCCGGCGTACGTGCTCCATCGCTACGACTGGAGCGAGTCGAGCCTGATCCTCGAGGTCTTCACCCGCCACCACGGGCGCATCGCGCTCGTGGCCAAGGGGGCGAAGCGGCCGAGTTCCAATTTCAGGCCGGTGCTGCTGCCGCTGCAGCCGCTGCAGCTCAACTACGGCGGCGACGCCGAGATCCGTACGCTCAAGGGCGCCGAGTGGATGGGCGGCCATGTCATGCCGACCGGCGAGGCGCTGCTCTCGGGCTACTACATCAACGAACTGCTGCTGCGCCTGCTGGCGCGGGACGACGCCCACGAGGCGCTGTTCGATGCCTATGCGGGCGTGGTGCAGGTGCTGGCCGGCGACCACGCCGGGGCGCAGGCCGCCACCCAGGCGGCCGCGCTGCGCGCCTTCGAGCTGCTGCTGTTGCGCGAAGTGGGCCTGTTGCCGTCGCTCGACGCGCAGACCCTCACGCTCGAGCCGCTCGTGGCCGATGCCCGCTACACCCTGGTGCCGGAAGCCGGCCTGCGGCTGGCGGGCGAGGACGAGGCGGCGCTGGCCGGTGCCGACTGGCAGTCGCTGCAGGGCGTGCTCGACGACCGCGCACCCTTCACGGCCACGCTGCGCGAGATCGCCACCATGAATGCCGGCAGCAACAGCGCCCTCAGAAACCAGCTGCGCGCCCTGCTCAACTACCATTGCGGTGTGTCCACGCTGCGCACGCGGCAGATGATGAGAGATTTGCAAGCCCTATGA